Proteins encoded within one genomic window of Mesorhizobium sp. AR10:
- a CDS encoding flagellar motor switch protein FliG, whose product MTTSVTLTRPQKAAAILVAMGKPSASRLLKFFKQEELKALIEGARLLRTIPQSDLERIVAEFEAEFTEGAGLLDSADRMDTILNESLSPEEMSAIMGDKRFEVAPEGPPPIWPDLEKLEPERLSAFLAAEHPQTAAMVLSRLSPQAAANVLLIMTKPMRSEIIKRMVTMVTIPEAATKIVENQLRTSVLAQTSSKDISAGQARVASLLNEMDKPQLEEVMQDLEEAGTPDLGGVRSRLFAFDDLPLLTQKARVLLFDGLSTELVTLALRGAPPGLTESVLSAIGARSRRMIEAELGQGSEGIALADIMTARKTVAVTTIRLSREGAFELPATQNVAA is encoded by the coding sequence ATGACGACGTCGGTAACCTTGACGCGCCCGCAGAAGGCTGCCGCTATCCTGGTGGCGATGGGCAAGCCGTCGGCCAGCCGGCTGCTGAAATTCTTCAAGCAGGAAGAACTGAAAGCGTTGATCGAGGGTGCCCGTCTGCTGCGCACCATTCCACAGAGCGATCTCGAGCGCATCGTCGCCGAATTCGAAGCCGAATTTACAGAAGGCGCGGGGTTGCTCGATTCCGCCGACAGGATGGACACCATCCTCAATGAATCGCTGTCGCCGGAAGAAATGAGCGCCATCATGGGCGACAAGAGGTTCGAAGTCGCGCCGGAAGGACCGCCGCCGATCTGGCCCGATCTGGAAAAGCTGGAACCCGAGCGCCTAAGTGCGTTCCTGGCCGCCGAACATCCGCAGACCGCGGCCATGGTGTTGTCCAGGCTTTCGCCCCAGGCAGCGGCGAATGTGCTGCTGATCATGACCAAGCCGATGCGCAGCGAGATCATCAAGCGCATGGTGACGATGGTGACCATTCCGGAAGCGGCCACCAAGATCGTCGAAAACCAACTGCGCACCAGCGTGCTGGCGCAAACCTCGAGCAAGGACATTTCCGCCGGACAGGCGCGCGTCGCCAGTCTGCTCAACGAGATGGACAAGCCGCAACTCGAAGAGGTCATGCAGGACCTGGAAGAGGCCGGCACGCCCGATCTCGGCGGCGTCAGGTCCCGACTGTTTGCTTTCGACGACCTGCCGCTGCTCACCCAGAAGGCACGCGTGCTTCTGTTCGACGGGCTGTCGACCGAACTGGTGACGCTGGCCTTGCGCGGCGCGCCGCCCGGACTGACCGAATCGGTACTGTCGGCGATCGGCGCGCGGTCGCGGCGCATGATCGAAGCCGAACTCGGACAGGGCTCGGAAGGGATCGCCCTTGCCGACATCATGACGGCACGCAAGACCGTCGCGGTCACGACGATCCGTCTTTCGCGCGAGGGAGCCTTCGAGCTCCCCGCAACCCAGAACGTCGCTGCCTAA
- the flhB gene encoding flagellar biosynthesis protein FlhB, whose amino-acid sequence MAEAVDKDSKTEEATEKKIRDTVEQGKLPHSRETAILASFVAILVFTVFYAKDAIVDLGMFLSMFLEKPEAWPMDTETDVIALYKTVMMEVGRALVSLLVLLVVAGVGASVFQNMPQFVGERIRPQFSRISIAKGWNRLFGVQGFVEFLKSLGKLGFAIIVLVFTLSEDHRKLLTGMITNPVAFGLVIRGIAVDILVAIVFVMGLIAAVDLVWSRFHWRQDLRMSKQEVKDELKQSEGDPIVKSRLRSLARDRARRRMMTAVPRATLIIANPTHFSIALKYVRDEDAAPMVLAKGQDLVALKIREIAREHNIPVFEDVALARSMYKQVSVDSVIPSQFYQAVAELVRIVYSKKAERRPTP is encoded by the coding sequence ATGGCTGAGGCAGTCGACAAAGACTCGAAAACCGAAGAAGCGACCGAAAAGAAGATCCGCGACACCGTCGAACAGGGCAAGCTGCCCCATTCGCGGGAAACCGCGATCCTCGCCTCCTTCGTCGCCATCCTGGTGTTCACCGTCTTCTACGCCAAGGATGCCATCGTCGACCTCGGTATGTTCCTGTCGATGTTCCTGGAGAAGCCGGAAGCCTGGCCGATGGACACCGAGACCGACGTCATCGCGCTCTACAAGACCGTCATGATGGAGGTCGGCCGCGCCCTCGTCAGCCTGTTGGTGCTACTGGTCGTCGCCGGCGTCGGCGCCTCGGTGTTCCAGAACATGCCGCAATTCGTCGGCGAGCGGATCAGGCCGCAATTCTCTCGCATCTCGATAGCCAAAGGATGGAACCGGCTGTTCGGCGTGCAGGGCTTCGTCGAGTTCCTCAAATCGCTGGGCAAGCTTGGCTTTGCCATCATCGTGCTTGTCTTCACGCTGTCGGAAGACCACCGCAAGCTCTTGACCGGCATGATCACCAACCCGGTCGCCTTCGGTCTCGTCATCAGAGGTATCGCCGTCGATATCCTGGTGGCGATCGTCTTCGTCATGGGCCTGATCGCGGCCGTCGATCTCGTCTGGTCGCGCTTCCACTGGCGGCAGGACCTGCGCATGAGCAAGCAGGAGGTCAAGGACGAGCTGAAGCAGTCGGAAGGCGACCCGATCGTCAAGTCGCGGCTACGGTCGCTGGCGCGCGACCGTGCGCGGCGGCGGATGATGACGGCGGTGCCGCGCGCCACGCTGATTATCGCCAATCCGACGCACTTTTCCATCGCCCTGAAATATGTCCGCGACGAGGATGCCGCACCCATGGTGCTGGCCAAGGGGCAGGATCTGGTGGCGCTCAAGATCCGCGAGATCGCCAGGGAGCACAACATCCCGGTCTTCGAGGACGTGGCGCTCGCCCGCTCCATGTACAAGCAAGTTTCGGTCGATAGTGTGATCCCGTCGCAATTCTACCAGGCCGTCGCCGAACTGGTGCGGATCGTCTACTCGAAAAAGGCTGAGCGCAGACCGACCCCATGA
- a CDS encoding helix-turn-helix transcriptional regulator, protein MKHAHIKEAAEALFSEQRNPFGAFSLGSETHHAVTIPDAVRRCRWIAVDINASAFGLFFVSPSPERARLVPNFDSDYPGTAVATKFISGANGEEIVRHSRTSTAPRWWVDDGMAGSEAVFQNLTWSEQMAPLAPGSNGIAFPVHADRGHCGLVVFLGSEIALPEDALYEIHARCFSLFAAVARIRPSDAGRMRSISKRELECLKLTANGNTSEEIARLLKLSVHTANQYLTQSTQKLNAVNRNQAVAKALRLGLIE, encoded by the coding sequence TTGAAACACGCGCACATCAAGGAGGCAGCGGAGGCCCTTTTCAGCGAGCAGCGCAATCCGTTCGGCGCCTTCTCGCTCGGCTCCGAAACGCATCACGCCGTCACCATTCCTGATGCCGTGCGCCGCTGCCGCTGGATTGCCGTCGACATCAATGCCTCGGCCTTCGGCCTGTTCTTCGTCAGCCCGTCACCGGAACGCGCCCGTCTCGTCCCCAACTTCGATTCCGACTATCCCGGCACGGCCGTCGCAACAAAATTCATCTCTGGCGCCAATGGCGAGGAGATCGTACGACACAGCCGCACCTCGACGGCGCCGCGCTGGTGGGTGGATGACGGCATGGCCGGCTCGGAAGCGGTCTTCCAGAACCTCACCTGGTCGGAGCAGATGGCGCCGCTGGCGCCAGGCTCCAACGGCATCGCCTTTCCCGTCCATGCCGATCGCGGCCATTGCGGGCTGGTCGTTTTCCTGGGATCGGAAATTGCCTTGCCGGAAGACGCGCTATACGAAATCCACGCCCGCTGTTTCTCGCTGTTTGCCGCCGTTGCCCGCATCCGTCCAAGCGATGCCGGCAGGATGCGGTCGATTTCCAAGCGCGAACTCGAATGCCTGAAGCTGACCGCCAACGGCAACACCAGCGAGGAGATCGCGCGGCTGCTCAAACTGTCGGTCCATACCGCCAACCAGTATCTAACCCAGTCCACCCAGAAGCTCAACGCGGTCAACCGCAACCAGGCGGTGGCCAAGGCGCTGCGGCTGGGACTGATAGAATAG
- a CDS encoding helix-turn-helix transcriptional regulator translates to MSSPAALFQSDTLGSRLASRGDLTSFFMHLAAEIGADSYMLVAIVHDQDRNDARIVSSNWIFDAIELIGKRLIAGLAQGPLTAAPGIRPKPLVAAQAPDVGGLLTSEEARLLDVLGHAEVYSLRLNVGRQRLFALFSAAAAGKIDQPALMKAQLKCCYALSNIPQLIAAAAMQDPLSDRERECLFWVSEGKTTDEVAVILGVSSNTVNSYITHAIQKFAASNRAMAIATAIRSGII, encoded by the coding sequence ATGAGCAGTCCCGCCGCGCTTTTTCAATCCGACACATTAGGCTCGCGCCTGGCGTCTCGCGGCGATCTGACCAGCTTTTTCATGCACCTTGCCGCCGAGATCGGCGCCGACAGCTACATGCTCGTCGCCATCGTCCACGACCAGGATCGCAACGACGCGCGCATCGTCTCTTCCAACTGGATCTTCGACGCCATCGAACTCATCGGCAAACGGCTGATCGCCGGCCTTGCCCAGGGGCCGCTGACCGCCGCGCCCGGCATCCGCCCCAAGCCATTGGTGGCCGCCCAGGCGCCCGACGTCGGCGGACTGCTCACGAGCGAAGAGGCCCGCCTTCTCGACGTGCTCGGCCATGCGGAAGTCTATTCGCTGCGGCTGAATGTCGGTCGCCAGCGCCTGTTCGCACTGTTCTCGGCGGCCGCGGCAGGCAAGATCGACCAGCCGGCTTTGATGAAGGCCCAGTTGAAGTGCTGTTATGCGCTCTCCAACATACCGCAATTGATCGCCGCCGCCGCCATGCAGGATCCGCTGTCCGACCGCGAGCGCGAATGCCTGTTCTGGGTCTCCGAAGGCAAGACCACCGACGAGGTCGCGGTCATCCTTGGCGTCTCCTCGAACACCGTCAACAGCTACATCACCCACGCCATACAGAAATTCGCGGCCAGCAACCGCGCGATGGCCATCGCCACGGCGATCAGGAGTGGCATCATTTGA
- a CDS encoding M16 family metallopeptidase → MMVRIFLAFTVALALWSSASAAEQAKAEPVVTYALDNGLQVVLVPDHRAPKVVMNLRYRVGSMNEPAGRSGFAHLFEHLMFSGTPAWPNVFGAHAALGNEINAWTTEDGTVYYVDGLSSSLPMILSLEADRMANLGRSVSQAKLDLQRSVVKNEMRQNVLDRAGASGWEAFWSGLFPQPHPYSRMVIGSVADLDAATLDDVRGFFNSYYLPNNAVLVLVGDLEVDETKTLIADTFGRVPRGADVARPAVPEATQARLKLVIEDRVPSPIVVVGFSGPVAQSPDNGALSIAAELLGNGEYGFLRNRLVSQKGIATYASASWTGGLLGGRFTFEAGAAEGITPEALESEMKAAFADFLETPLEPADVERARNRLLLGARLGTEALKDRAGAVSNNADILGDAQSALEDDPRIKDASVPYIEATIKRLLKPEAASVLVLKPGPRGGYPDALMGSSGTPQPFTAPERVAIDIPKHQAGNAPSAVLPAMETATLSNGIKVVHYTMPKAPMVYLAASAEGGWNSVPEGKEGLLELAASMATRGAGERGSADFAKATSDIGASVGYQAGYLTTAMTLGVQPEKLDQGIGLLADAVLNPRFDKADWTVLTAQTFDWLNGREADLPGVAGRAAKAALIPQVPGKAAIDWSAKALASISLDEAKAAFKAVFTPKAVTFYSVGPVPVKTVAAGLEKTFGAWTGGAAAFAAEPSPAAHFNSGQKVLLVPEPGASQSALFVARPAPGTDESERAESTAVANLLGDDFSSRLNSVIREEKGYSYGVSSYLLSPMKAGSGLVVATTVERANTGPAISEILRGFAGLKTLPVAQEEVDRTVTVYRRALAGSAETSAGLFSSLVGAVGTGSTLEDQQSRMTARTQLTLDGVQKQALALASLEPSLIVVAGDPDVVGPQLAAIGLKDVEIVQREDQQTALRALDLLGGKQQAPLSASPWRVGDGGTTRAVHSCEAAKDCGARIHAE, encoded by the coding sequence ATGATGGTGCGGATTTTCCTCGCATTCACGGTGGCGCTTGCGCTCTGGAGCAGCGCGTCGGCGGCAGAGCAGGCCAAGGCTGAGCCTGTTGTCACCTATGCGCTCGACAACGGGCTGCAGGTGGTGCTGGTCCCGGATCACCGCGCGCCGAAGGTGGTGATGAACCTGCGGTACCGCGTCGGCTCGATGAACGAGCCGGCCGGCCGCTCGGGCTTCGCGCACCTGTTCGAGCATTTGATGTTTTCCGGCACGCCGGCATGGCCGAACGTGTTCGGTGCACACGCCGCGCTCGGCAATGAGATCAACGCCTGGACCACGGAAGACGGCACCGTCTACTATGTCGACGGACTGTCGTCGTCGCTGCCGATGATCCTATCGCTGGAAGCTGACCGCATGGCCAATCTCGGCCGTTCGGTATCGCAAGCCAAGCTCGACCTGCAGCGCTCCGTGGTCAAGAACGAGATGCGCCAGAACGTGCTCGACAGAGCGGGCGCCTCCGGCTGGGAAGCCTTCTGGTCAGGGCTGTTTCCACAGCCGCATCCCTACAGCCGCATGGTCATCGGTTCGGTGGCCGACCTCGATGCCGCGACGCTCGACGACGTGCGCGGCTTCTTCAACAGCTATTATCTACCGAACAACGCCGTGCTGGTTCTGGTCGGCGACCTCGAGGTCGACGAAACCAAGACGCTGATTGCCGACACGTTCGGCAGGGTGCCGCGCGGCGCCGACGTGGCGCGGCCGGCAGTGCCCGAGGCGACGCAAGCCAGGCTCAAACTGGTGATCGAGGATCGTGTGCCGAGCCCGATCGTGGTGGTCGGCTTCAGCGGTCCGGTGGCGCAGTCACCTGACAATGGCGCCCTCAGCATCGCCGCAGAACTGCTCGGCAATGGCGAGTACGGCTTCCTGCGCAACCGGCTGGTTTCGCAGAAGGGCATCGCCACCTATGCCAGTGCTAGCTGGACGGGTGGGCTGCTCGGTGGCCGATTCACTTTCGAGGCAGGTGCCGCGGAAGGTATAACCCCAGAAGCGCTCGAAAGCGAAATGAAGGCGGCCTTCGCCGACTTCCTGGAGACGCCGCTCGAGCCGGCTGACGTGGAACGCGCGCGCAATCGCCTCTTGCTCGGCGCGCGACTCGGCACCGAAGCGCTGAAGGACCGCGCCGGTGCAGTCTCCAACAACGCCGACATCCTCGGCGATGCGCAGAGCGCATTGGAAGACGATCCAAGGATCAAGGATGCCAGCGTTCCCTATATCGAGGCAACGATCAAACGGCTGTTGAAGCCGGAGGCCGCCAGTGTTCTGGTGCTGAAGCCCGGTCCGCGCGGCGGCTACCCGGACGCGCTGATGGGATCATCGGGCACGCCGCAGCCCTTCACGGCGCCGGAGCGCGTGGCGATCGACATTCCCAAGCATCAAGCCGGAAACGCGCCTTCGGCGGTGCTGCCGGCCATGGAAACGGCGACGCTCTCGAACGGCATCAAGGTGGTCCACTACACCATGCCAAAAGCGCCGATGGTCTATCTGGCAGCGAGCGCCGAAGGTGGCTGGAACAGCGTGCCGGAAGGCAAGGAAGGACTGCTCGAACTTGCCGCCAGCATGGCGACACGCGGCGCCGGCGAGCGCGGTTCCGCCGACTTCGCCAAGGCAACGAGCGATATCGGCGCCAGCGTCGGCTACCAGGCGGGCTATCTGACCACCGCGATGACGCTCGGCGTACAGCCCGAGAAACTGGATCAAGGTATCGGACTGCTCGCCGACGCGGTGCTGAACCCGCGTTTCGACAAGGCCGACTGGACCGTCCTGACGGCGCAGACCTTCGACTGGCTCAACGGCCGCGAAGCGGACCTGCCGGGGGTTGCAGGGCGCGCGGCCAAGGCGGCGCTCATCCCGCAGGTGCCAGGCAAGGCCGCAATCGACTGGTCGGCAAAGGCGCTGGCGTCGATCTCGCTCGACGAGGCGAAGGCTGCCTTCAAGGCCGTGTTCACGCCGAAGGCTGTGACATTCTACAGTGTCGGCCCGGTGCCGGTGAAGACTGTGGCAGCCGGCCTTGAAAAGACGTTTGGTGCATGGACCGGCGGTGCTGCCGCCTTTGCCGCGGAGCCGTCGCCGGCCGCGCATTTCAACAGCGGCCAGAAGGTGCTGCTGGTGCCGGAACCCGGTGCCAGCCAGTCGGCACTGTTCGTGGCGCGGCCAGCGCCCGGCACCGACGAAAGCGAGCGCGCCGAATCGACGGCTGTCGCCAATCTGCTCGGCGACGATTTTTCGAGCCGGCTGAATTCGGTGATCCGCGAGGAGAAGGGCTATTCCTACGGCGTGTCCAGCTATCTGCTCAGTCCGATGAAGGCCGGCTCCGGACTGGTGGTGGCAACCACGGTCGAGCGGGCCAACACAGGCCCGGCGATCAGCGAAATCCTCAGAGGATTTGCCGGGTTGAAGACCTTGCCCGTGGCGCAGGAAGAGGTCGACCGCACGGTGACCGTCTACCGCCGGGCGCTCGCCGGATCGGCGGAAACCTCGGCGGGACTGTTCAGTTCGCTGGTCGGCGCCGTGGGTACGGGTTCGACGCTGGAGGACCAGCAGAGCCGCATGACGGCGCGCACCCAACTCACGCTCGACGGGGTGCAAAAACAGGCGCTGGCTCTGGCGTCGCTCGAGCCTTCGCTGATCGTTGTGGCGGGCGATCCGGATGTTGTTGGGCCGCAGCTTGCAGCGATCGGCCTCAAGGACGTGGAGATCGTCCAGCGTGAAGACCAGCAGACCGCCTTGCGCGCACTCGATCTCCTTGGTGGCAAGCAACAGGCGCCGCTGTCCGCCTCGCCGTGGCGGGTCGGCGACGGTGGCACCACGCGGGCGGTGCATTCCTGCGAGGCGGCCAAGGATTGCGGCGCGCGCATTCACGCCGAATGA
- a CDS encoding TMEM43 family protein, whose amino-acid sequence MSDSFQEVTSVSWFGRIKRAVGGVVIGLLLIVLVVIGLFWNEGRAVQTARSLAEGSGAVVSIGTETVDAANDGKLVHVTGPVTASGGLADPDFGIAAQGLRLSRTAEMYQWKEDSKSETTKKLGGGEETVTTYSYSRVWDDSQIDSSDFKKPDGHQNPPMAIHSKTFQIPDGRLGAFNLGTPVLDRIEGDKEFSLTSSQAAAIKAAYTGTKPLNVVDGKIYLGSDTTSPALGDYRIGYELAPLGVVSIVARQTGSQFEPYQTVAGDQLLMVDTGDVPAAKMFADAVSENTVITWLLRAAGLLLLTIGFALFLSPIGVILDVIPFLGSMARMGTGIIAFFLAILVGTATIAIAWFWYRPVLAAGILAAGLIAAAAVYYIGRSRKAAAPVATPSVGATS is encoded by the coding sequence ATGAGCGATTCATTTCAGGAAGTAACATCTGTCTCGTGGTTCGGGCGGATCAAACGTGCGGTCGGTGGGGTGGTCATCGGTTTGCTCTTGATCGTACTGGTGGTGATCGGACTGTTCTGGAACGAGGGCCGAGCCGTGCAGACGGCGCGCTCGCTGGCCGAGGGATCCGGCGCGGTCGTCTCAATCGGCACTGAGACTGTCGATGCCGCCAATGACGGCAAGCTCGTGCATGTCACTGGCCCGGTGACCGCGAGCGGTGGCCTTGCCGATCCGGATTTCGGCATTGCGGCGCAAGGGCTGCGCCTGTCGCGCACCGCCGAGATGTATCAGTGGAAGGAAGACTCGAAATCGGAGACGACGAAGAAGCTTGGCGGCGGCGAGGAGACGGTGACCACCTACAGCTATTCCAGGGTGTGGGACGACAGCCAGATCGACTCGTCGGATTTCAAGAAGCCGGACGGCCACCAGAATCCGCCGATGGCGATCCACAGCAAGACCTTCCAGATTCCGGACGGCAGGCTCGGCGCCTTCAATCTCGGCACGCCGGTGCTTGATCGTATCGAAGGCGACAAGGAATTCTCGCTCACGTCCAGCCAGGCGGCCGCGATCAAAGCTGCCTATACAGGCACAAAGCCGCTCAACGTCGTCGACGGCAAGATCTATCTCGGCTCCGACACGACATCGCCGGCGCTGGGCGACTATCGCATCGGCTATGAGCTGGCCCCGCTCGGTGTGGTGAGCATCGTCGCGCGCCAGACCGGTAGTCAGTTCGAACCCTACCAGACCGTCGCCGGCGACCAGTTGCTGATGGTGGATACCGGCGATGTGCCGGCTGCGAAGATGTTCGCCGACGCGGTCTCGGAAAACACAGTGATCACCTGGCTGTTGCGTGCGGCGGGTCTGCTGCTGCTGACGATCGGCTTCGCCCTGTTCCTCAGCCCGATCGGCGTCATCCTCGATGTCATTCCCTTCCTCGGCAGCATGGCGAGGATGGGAACCGGCATCATCGCCTTCTTCCTGGCGATCCTGGTCGGGACGGCGACGATCGCCATCGCCTGGTTCTGGTATCGGCCGGTGCTGGCGGCAGGCATTCTGGCGGCGGGTCTCATCGCTGCGGCGGCGGTCTATTACATCGGCCGGTCGCGCAAGGCAGCGGCACCGGTTGCCACGCCGAGCGTCGGCGCCACCAGCTGA
- a CDS encoding histone deacetylase family protein, with the protein MKTVYSPLHAGHAGQMELVTAAIVPGFEMPSRAEFIKARVESQKLGPIIGPVEHDLTAAKRIHKADYIDFLPTVWPQWTAAGFTGSAMPFTWPTRGLRGDVPPQRIDALLGYYSFDAGATFVEGTWAAIKSSYDVALTAAALVKGGERSAFALCRPPGHHAGAGFMGGYCFINNAAVAAQWFRDQGAARVSILDVDYHHGNGTQEIFYGHGDVQVINLHGDPLTEYPFFLGHADERGEGDGEGFNLNYPMPFGTGWDAWGASLDDACAKLAAYAPDVVVVSLGVDTFEKDPISQFKLKSQDYPKIGRRIARLGLPTLFVMEGGYAVEEIGINAVGVLTGFEDR; encoded by the coding sequence ATGAAGACTGTCTATTCGCCTCTCCATGCCGGTCATGCCGGGCAGATGGAGCTGGTCACCGCGGCCATCGTGCCCGGTTTCGAAATGCCCTCGCGGGCCGAGTTCATCAAGGCACGGGTCGAAAGCCAGAAGCTGGGTCCGATCATCGGACCGGTCGAGCACGATCTCACAGCTGCCAAGCGCATCCACAAGGCCGACTACATCGACTTCCTGCCAACGGTCTGGCCGCAATGGACGGCTGCCGGCTTCACGGGTTCGGCCATGCCTTTCACCTGGCCGACGCGGGGCCTGCGCGGCGACGTGCCCCCGCAGCGCATCGACGCTCTGCTCGGTTACTATTCCTTCGACGCCGGCGCCACCTTCGTCGAAGGCACCTGGGCCGCGATCAAGTCATCCTACGACGTGGCGCTGACGGCGGCAGCCCTGGTCAAGGGCGGCGAGAGATCAGCCTTCGCGCTCTGCCGTCCGCCCGGCCACCACGCCGGCGCCGGCTTCATGGGCGGCTATTGCTTCATCAACAACGCCGCCGTCGCCGCGCAATGGTTTCGCGACCAAGGCGCTGCGCGCGTCTCGATCCTCGATGTCGATTATCACCACGGCAACGGCACACAGGAGATCTTCTACGGCCACGGCGATGTCCAGGTCATCAACCTGCATGGTGATCCCCTGACCGAATATCCGTTCTTCCTCGGCCATGCCGACGAGCGTGGCGAAGGCGACGGCGAAGGCTTCAACCTCAATTATCCGATGCCGTTCGGCACCGGCTGGGACGCGTGGGGTGCATCGCTGGACGATGCCTGCGCGAAACTTGCGGCCTACGCTCCCGACGTCGTCGTCGTCTCGCTGGGTGTCGACACGTTCGAGAAGGACCCGATCAGCCAGTTCAAGCTGAAAAGCCAGGACTATCCGAAGATCGGCCGCCGCATCGCCAGGCTCGGCCTGCCGACACTGTTTGTCATGGAAGGTGGCTATGCCGTCGAAGAGATCGGCATCAACGCCGTCGGCGTGCTGACCGGCTTCGAGGACAGATAA
- a CDS encoding TetR/AcrR family transcriptional regulator, with amino-acid sequence MKRSLDRKTRIALEPRKQPRQQRSSKVVDRILDAALILTREQGTKTPTTLAIAQRAGLSVGSVYQYFPNKEAILLDLARRWLSSFPEVIAKRIKVDPPTNREEFRREVRKLFIDTSRLYLDNASLMPVIEAISGNADLRPIQNEYDDQIIALYAAWLQHVNPALEDKIASRLGVVMMEVGHVCRLVGLKKDRRTFDLIEDDVETMWLALVSPYLNLD; translated from the coding sequence GTGAAGCGCAGTCTCGACCGCAAAACCAGGATAGCGCTCGAACCACGCAAGCAGCCGCGGCAACAACGGTCAAGCAAGGTGGTCGACAGGATTCTCGACGCGGCGCTGATCTTGACGCGGGAGCAGGGAACCAAGACGCCGACGACGCTCGCCATTGCGCAGCGCGCCGGCTTGTCGGTCGGTTCGGTCTACCAATACTTTCCCAATAAGGAAGCCATCCTTCTGGATCTCGCCCGGCGCTGGCTGTCATCCTTTCCCGAGGTGATCGCGAAGCGCATCAAGGTCGACCCGCCCACCAACCGCGAAGAGTTTCGGCGGGAAGTGCGCAAGCTCTTCATCGACACGTCCAGGCTCTATCTCGACAACGCCAGCCTGATGCCGGTGATCGAGGCCATCTCCGGCAACGCCGACCTCAGGCCGATCCAGAACGAATATGACGACCAGATCATCGCCCTCTACGCCGCATGGTTGCAGCACGTGAACCCGGCCCTTGAAGACAAGATCGCCAGCCGGCTCGGCGTGGTGATGATGGAGGTCGGTCACGTCTGCCGGCTTGTGGGGCTGAAAAAAGATCGCAGGACGTTCGACCTCATCGAGGACGATGTGGAAACCATGTGGCTCGCTCTGGTGAGCCCCTATCTCAATCTTGACTAA